Proteins co-encoded in one Phycodurus eques isolate BA_2022a chromosome 14, UOR_Pequ_1.1, whole genome shotgun sequence genomic window:
- the alms1 gene encoding uncharacterized protein alms1 isoform X3: MSVDKVRSFQRGGHTNGKLKSSPPHSHLQFQDSALSPTLALLPANRAGEASVAEYSLFQKSDAEFLPLSACPDFSAGHESDEGSLSQRPLAQESATSEGELTFTPQKVHAVGEAADVGHIASGSRDTQPDAASELLYRQLLSQSNKSTAETSKGETSAPRCRRDGAEESYLGFLPHSRSTPGFLELPSKSAVTSRTLSVIPSSDERSQQVHDGNPCSEVMLSSNATANSEAGASLLASSSVVSSEVENYAAYWTSKPTSPAEQADLNIEERIPLYLQNLGIDQSPADILTAFAPRGPIREPEFSPSDLSTIKDSPGRTPTKSSEAGSPPKGELTDSATSLPSSRGSLPVATRRPPALPNPRSAESSSNRARSSPFAVRSSSGSEKAAEGPACVSSSAKLTVAPPAVEIGDTASPRRAEPEGCSAAPRSPIAVGPPPAADEREPASLPAHPSDASDEEVSLPDGLVPVPEDPEDRSAMSDGSGRSSLTVRVAELLRGGSPAAGVSDRDLPKHKKSFILKLSEGHFDSLELDEEDRRRIEEIKAAMLSNNFVTSESSTDTETTAASGASRPLSDLAGAWTPVLPGAERTYLDAREIAGVDVKAHTSITIAARKRPAPAASSLPPEPLLHAQLDAGFVRKNPAAGKSSEEEGGSQNATRADSAGRPEETSRPRHVAEDSTIPFAQVSRAHLTLSPKPPERAPRASTSSSSSLSSSRPTAEPAAHGFVPLSRSSPVVSGTDEGVDPSGPPPQWDGRGWPASALAPPPTPPHHHHHPHHQSVTGSTMRSYTPETPVRDEECAARAPPPALRPYKPRGASELFFLPHAEADASSSCTTVESSHTGLDDAVPPQFPAGVLGQTDPGLDRGVTIKHAEGIYSKKRANALPRSGGAVASDERFPQASQRDASAMERLRSGGGVTREADRWPLAPSDREAWLLEQLQRLSDLILTTGGADAPPARTEFGQTRARTRQPHATACVLCPADRDESSATSSTLDTDRLVRAFGARRILSAKTPKSSAKSAARLHKLYGEVAKQRAQWEGRSFNTPPPSDTTLTETSNATGESSSTGSSYTATPQPRTSKKPLSRGLQAVDVEIVCNATRLRTRDVGTMFPPAGRAVKGQVSSLKHKKPRAPPKLPKAVWWFVPLDDDSKENRPEEEAALEGLQEPDEPEAPKPGPSTVWYDKTAREPLGSRQVDDDDIVHFASSKSGHQVPSLQEALATRRADFISRSRRRVQILRGRKMNGGRLPGGGVPRRAVPRKEMIQRTKRMYERLPEVLRKLEADRREAQNQLNQLNLQIYNKRITKRRLDNRNAVGHEKLW, encoded by the exons ATGAGCGTGGACAAAGTTAGAAGTTTCCAGCGTGGCGGTCACACGAATGGCAAACTGAAGAGCAGTCCTCCGCATTCGCATCTCC AGTTCCAGGACAGCGCTTTGTCTCCGACGCTTGCCCTGTTGCCAGCGAACCGCGCCGGAGAAGCCAGCGTGGCAGAATACTCCTTATTCCAAAAAAGCGATGCAGAATTTCTGCCtctaag CGCTTGTCCCGACTTTTCTGCGGGACACGAGTCTGATGAGGGCTCTCTGTCGCAGCGCCCTTTGGCCCAAGAGAGCGCGACCTCCGAGGGCGAGCTCACTTTCACGCCGCAGAAAGTCCACGCGGTCGGCGAGGCTGCCGATGTCGGTCACATCGCCTCCGGCTCTCGCGACACGCAACCGGACGCCGCCAGCGAGCTGTTGTACCGACAGCTGCTGTCCCAGAGCAACAAATCCACGGCGGAAACGTCCAAAGGCGAGACGAGCGCGCCGAGATGCCGGCGCGACGGCGCGGAAGAGTCTTACCTCGGTTTCCTGCCGCACTCCCGGTCCACGCCGGGGTTTCTAGAGCTCCCGTCCAAGTCCGCCGTCACCTCGAGGACTCTCTCCGTCATCCCCTCCAGCGACGAGCGTTCCCAACAAG TTCACGACGGGAACCCCTGCAGCGAAGTGATGCTGAGTTCCAACGCGACGGCGAATTCCGAGGCGGGCGCGTCACTGTTAGCGTCCTCTTCTGTCGTCAGCTCGGAGGTCGAGAACTACGCCGCCTACTGGACCTCCAAACCCACTTCGCCAGCCGAACAGGCAGACCTCAACATCGAAGAGAGGATTCCG CTGTATCTCCAAAACCTCGGCATTGACCAATCGCCCGCCGACATCTTGACCGCGTTTGCGCCCAGGGGACCAATCAGGGAGCCGGAATTCTCCCCCAGCGATCTCAGCACCATCAAGGATTCTCCGGGACGCACGCCCACGAAGTCGTCCGAAG CCGGCAGCCCTCCAAAAGGAGAGTTGACGGACTCCGCTACGTCGCTCCCTTCCAGCCGGGGCAGTCTTCCGGTCGCCACCCGCCGTCCTCCCGCCCTCCCGAATCCCCGCTCGGCCGAGAGTTCAAGTAACCGAGCTCGCTCCTCGCCGTTCGCGGTCCGGTCGTCGTCTGGCTCGGAGAAAGCGGCAGAAGGTCCCGCGTGCGTGAGCTCGTCGGCAAAGCTCACCGTCGCGCCGCCCGCTGTCGAGATCGGGGATACGGCGTCGCCCCGGCGGGCCGAGCCGGAAGGCTGCAGCGCCGCCCCTCGGTCGCCCATTGCCGTCGGACCGCCGCCGGCCGCGGACGAGCGGGAGCCCGCCTCGCTTCCCGCGCATCCTTCGGACGCGTCGGACGAGGAGGTGTCGCTTCCGGACGGTCTCGTGCCGGTCCCGGAGGACCCGGAGGATCGATCGGCGATGAGCGACGGGAGCGGTCGGAGTTCGCTGACCGTCCGGGTGGCCGAGCTGCTGCGGGGCGGATCCCCTGCCGCCGGCGTCTCGGACCGCGACCTCCCGAAACACAAAA AGAGCTTCATCTTGAAGCTGTCGGAAGGCCATTTTGACTCGCTGGAGTTGGACGAAGAAGATCGGCGACGCATCGAAGAGATCAAGGCGGCGATGCTCTCGAACAACTTTGTGACG AGCGAGAGCAGCACGGACACGGAGACCACGGCGGCGTCCGGCGCGTCGCGGCCCCTCTCGGACCTGGCGGGCGCGTGGACACCCGTCCTTCCCGGAGCCGAGCGCACCTACCTGGATGCTCGCGAGATCGCCGGCGTTGACGTCAAGGCGCACACGTCCATCACGATCGCCGCCCGTAAGCGCCCCGCCCCCGCCGCCTCCTCGCTGCCGCCCGAGCCCCTCCTGCACGCCCAGCTGGATGCAGGGTTTGTACGCAA GAATCCTGCGGCTGGGAAGTCGtcagaggaggaaggaggaagccAGAACGCCACACGCGCGGACTCGGCCGGTCGCCCGGAGGAGACGTCGCGCCCCCGTCACGTCGCCGAGGACAGCACTATCCCGTTCGCTCAAGTGTCACGCGCCCACCTCACCCTCTCGCCGAAGCCCCCCGAGCGAGCCCCCCGCGCTTCGACCTCCTCGTCGTCATCCTTGTCGTCTTCGCGGCCGACGGCGGAGCCCGCCGCCCACGGGTTCGTCCCGCTGAGTCGCTCCTCGCCCGTCGTCAGCGGCACGGACGAGGGCGTCGACCCGTCCGGCCCCCCGCCCCAGTGGGACGGACGCGGATGGCCCGCATCTGCTCTAGCTCCTCCCCCTACCccccctcatcatcatcatcatcctcatcatcagtcTGTCACTGGCAGCACCATGAGGAGCTACACACCGGAAACTCCAG TAAGGGACGAGGAGTGCGCGGCGCGGGCACCGCCGCCCGCGCTGCGTCCGTACAAACCTCGCGGCGCCAGCGAGCTCTTCTTCTTGCCTCACGCCGAAGCCGACGCGTCGTCCTCGTGCACCACCGTGGAGAGCTCGCACACGG GTCTGGACGACGCGGTCCCGCCGCAGTTCCCCGCCGGGGTTCTGGGCCAGACGGACCCGGGCCTGGACCGCGGCGTCACCATCAAGCACGCCGAGGGCATCTACAGCAAGAAGCGCGCCAACGCGCTGCCGCGCTCAG GTGGCGCTGTGGCGTCGGATGAAAGATTTCCTCAAGCGAGCCAGCGTGACGCCTCCGCAATGGAGCGCCTCAGGTCGGGAGGCGGAGTTACGCGGGAAGCGGACCGATGGCCGCTGGCGCCCTCGGACAGGGAGGCGTGGCTACTGGAGCAGCTGCAGCGCCTGTCTGATCTCATCCTCACCACCGGGGGCGCTGACGCGCCACCCGCCAGGACTGAATTCGGCCAGACACGG GCGCGCACGCGGCAGCCTCACGCCACCGCGTGCGTTCTTTGTCCCGCTGACAGAGACGAGTCGAGCGCCACGTCGTCCACGCTGGACACGGACCGCCTGGTGCGGGCGTTCGGCGCCCGCCGCATCCTGAGCGCCAAGACGCCCAAGAGCTCCGCCAAGAGCGCCGCCCGCCTCCACAAACTCTACGGCGAAGTGGCCAAGCAGAGGGCGCAGTGGGAGGGGCGGAGCTTCAACACGCCGCCGCCGTCGGACACCACCCTCACCGAGACGTCCAAC GCGACTGGCGAGTCGTCGTCGACGGGCTCGTCGTACACCGCGACGCCGCAGCCCAGAACCTCCAAGAAGCCGCTCAGCAGAGGCCTCCAAGCAG TTGATGTGGAGATCGTGTGCAACGCGACGCGCCTTCGCACCAGAGACGTGGGAACCATGTTCCCGCCGGCGGGACGAGCGGTCAAAGGTCAGGTGAGCTCCCTCAAGCACAAGAAGCCGCGCGCCCCACCGAAGCTCCCCAAAG CGGTGTGGTGGTTCGTCCCGTTGGACGACGACTCCAAGGAGAACCGGCCCGAGGAAGAAGCGGCGCTAGAGGGACTACAGGAGCCGGACGAGCCGGAGGCTCCGAAACCCGGGCCGAGTACGGTGTGGTACGACAAAACGGCCAGAGAACCACTCGGATCGCGACAAGTTGACGACGACGACATTGTACATTTTGCGTCCTCCAAAAGCGGCCATCAAGTCCCTTCTCTGCAG GAAGCTCTGGCCACGCGACGGGCCGACTTCATATCGCGCTCGCGTCGACGGGTTCAAATCTTGCGTGGGAGGAAGATGAACGGAGGCAGGCTGCCAG GCGGCGGCGTGCCGAGGAGGGCGGTGCCCCGGAAGGAAATGATCCAGCGGACCAAACG GATGTACGAAAGGCTTCCGGAGGTTCTGCGCAAGCTGGAAGCAGACCGAAGGGAAGCGCAAAACCAACTGAACCAACTCAATCTTCAGATTTACAACAAG AGAATCACCAAACGTCGCCTGGACAACCGCAATGCTGTCGGACACGAAAAGCTTTGGTGA
- the alms1 gene encoding uncharacterized protein alms1 isoform X4, translating into MFAGWESAELSDDDDMSVDKVRSFQRGGHTNGKLKSSPPHSHLQFQDSALSPTLALLPANRAGEASVAEYSLFQKSDAEFLPLSACPDFSAGHESDEGSLSQRPLAQESATSEGELTFTPQKVHAVGEAADVGHIASGSRDTQPDAASELLYRQLLSQSNKSTAETSKGETSAPRCRRDGAEESYLGFLPHSRSTPGFLELPSKSAVTSRTLSVIPSSDERSQQVHDGNPCSEVMLSSNATANSEAGASLLASSSVVSSEVENYAAYWTSKPTSPAEQADLNIEERIPLYLQNLGIDQSPADILTAFAPRGPIREPEFSPSDLSTIKDSPGRTPTKSSEAGSPPKGELTDSATSLPSSRGSLPVATRRPPALPNPRSAESSSNRARSSPFAVRSSSGSEKAAEGPACVSSSAKLTVAPPAVEIGDTASPRRAEPEGCSAAPRSPIAVGPPPAADEREPASLPAHPSDASDEEVSLPDGLVPVPEDPEDRSAMSDGSGRSSLTVRVAELLRGGSPAAGVSDRDLPKHKKSFILKLSEGHFDSLELDEEDRRRIEEIKAAMLSNNFVTSESSTDTETTAASGASRPLSDLAGAWTPVLPGAERTYLDAREIAGVDVKAHTSITIAARKRPAPAASSLPPEPLLHAQLDAGFVRKNPAAGKSSEEEGGSQNATRADSAGRPEETSRPRHVAEDSTIPFAQVSRAHLTLSPKPPERAPRASTSSSSSLSSSRPTAEPAAHGFVPLSRSSPVVSGTDEGVDPSGPPPQWDGRGWPASALAPPPTPPHHHHHPHHQSVTGSTMRSYTPETPGLDDAVPPQFPAGVLGQTDPGLDRGVTIKHAEGIYSKKRANALPRSGGAVASDERFPQASQRDASAMERLRSGGGVTREADRWPLAPSDREAWLLEQLQRLSDLILTTGGADAPPARTEFGQTRARTRQPHATACVLCPADRDESSATSSTLDTDRLVRAFGARRILSAKTPKSSAKSAARLHKLYGEVAKQRAQWEGRSFNTPPPSDTTLTETSNATGESSSTGSSYTATPQPRTSKKPLSRGLQAVDVEIVCNATRLRTRDVGTMFPPAGRAVKGQVSSLKHKKPRAPPKLPKAVWWFVPLDDDSKENRPEEEAALEGLQEPDEPEAPKPGPSTVWYDKTAREPLGSRQVDDDDIVHFASSKSGHQVPSLQEALATRRADFISRSRRRVQILRGRKMNGGRLPGGGVPRRAVPRKEMIQRTKRMYERLPEVLRKLEADRREAQNQLNQLNLQIYNKRITKRRLDNRNAVGHEKLW; encoded by the exons ATGTTTG CCGGGTGGGAATCCGCCGAGCTGTCGGACGATGACGACATGAGCGTGGACAAAGTTAGAAGTTTCCAGCGTGGCGGTCACACGAATGGCAAACTGAAGAGCAGTCCTCCGCATTCGCATCTCC AGTTCCAGGACAGCGCTTTGTCTCCGACGCTTGCCCTGTTGCCAGCGAACCGCGCCGGAGAAGCCAGCGTGGCAGAATACTCCTTATTCCAAAAAAGCGATGCAGAATTTCTGCCtctaag CGCTTGTCCCGACTTTTCTGCGGGACACGAGTCTGATGAGGGCTCTCTGTCGCAGCGCCCTTTGGCCCAAGAGAGCGCGACCTCCGAGGGCGAGCTCACTTTCACGCCGCAGAAAGTCCACGCGGTCGGCGAGGCTGCCGATGTCGGTCACATCGCCTCCGGCTCTCGCGACACGCAACCGGACGCCGCCAGCGAGCTGTTGTACCGACAGCTGCTGTCCCAGAGCAACAAATCCACGGCGGAAACGTCCAAAGGCGAGACGAGCGCGCCGAGATGCCGGCGCGACGGCGCGGAAGAGTCTTACCTCGGTTTCCTGCCGCACTCCCGGTCCACGCCGGGGTTTCTAGAGCTCCCGTCCAAGTCCGCCGTCACCTCGAGGACTCTCTCCGTCATCCCCTCCAGCGACGAGCGTTCCCAACAAG TTCACGACGGGAACCCCTGCAGCGAAGTGATGCTGAGTTCCAACGCGACGGCGAATTCCGAGGCGGGCGCGTCACTGTTAGCGTCCTCTTCTGTCGTCAGCTCGGAGGTCGAGAACTACGCCGCCTACTGGACCTCCAAACCCACTTCGCCAGCCGAACAGGCAGACCTCAACATCGAAGAGAGGATTCCG CTGTATCTCCAAAACCTCGGCATTGACCAATCGCCCGCCGACATCTTGACCGCGTTTGCGCCCAGGGGACCAATCAGGGAGCCGGAATTCTCCCCCAGCGATCTCAGCACCATCAAGGATTCTCCGGGACGCACGCCCACGAAGTCGTCCGAAG CCGGCAGCCCTCCAAAAGGAGAGTTGACGGACTCCGCTACGTCGCTCCCTTCCAGCCGGGGCAGTCTTCCGGTCGCCACCCGCCGTCCTCCCGCCCTCCCGAATCCCCGCTCGGCCGAGAGTTCAAGTAACCGAGCTCGCTCCTCGCCGTTCGCGGTCCGGTCGTCGTCTGGCTCGGAGAAAGCGGCAGAAGGTCCCGCGTGCGTGAGCTCGTCGGCAAAGCTCACCGTCGCGCCGCCCGCTGTCGAGATCGGGGATACGGCGTCGCCCCGGCGGGCCGAGCCGGAAGGCTGCAGCGCCGCCCCTCGGTCGCCCATTGCCGTCGGACCGCCGCCGGCCGCGGACGAGCGGGAGCCCGCCTCGCTTCCCGCGCATCCTTCGGACGCGTCGGACGAGGAGGTGTCGCTTCCGGACGGTCTCGTGCCGGTCCCGGAGGACCCGGAGGATCGATCGGCGATGAGCGACGGGAGCGGTCGGAGTTCGCTGACCGTCCGGGTGGCCGAGCTGCTGCGGGGCGGATCCCCTGCCGCCGGCGTCTCGGACCGCGACCTCCCGAAACACAAAA AGAGCTTCATCTTGAAGCTGTCGGAAGGCCATTTTGACTCGCTGGAGTTGGACGAAGAAGATCGGCGACGCATCGAAGAGATCAAGGCGGCGATGCTCTCGAACAACTTTGTGACG AGCGAGAGCAGCACGGACACGGAGACCACGGCGGCGTCCGGCGCGTCGCGGCCCCTCTCGGACCTGGCGGGCGCGTGGACACCCGTCCTTCCCGGAGCCGAGCGCACCTACCTGGATGCTCGCGAGATCGCCGGCGTTGACGTCAAGGCGCACACGTCCATCACGATCGCCGCCCGTAAGCGCCCCGCCCCCGCCGCCTCCTCGCTGCCGCCCGAGCCCCTCCTGCACGCCCAGCTGGATGCAGGGTTTGTACGCAA GAATCCTGCGGCTGGGAAGTCGtcagaggaggaaggaggaagccAGAACGCCACACGCGCGGACTCGGCCGGTCGCCCGGAGGAGACGTCGCGCCCCCGTCACGTCGCCGAGGACAGCACTATCCCGTTCGCTCAAGTGTCACGCGCCCACCTCACCCTCTCGCCGAAGCCCCCCGAGCGAGCCCCCCGCGCTTCGACCTCCTCGTCGTCATCCTTGTCGTCTTCGCGGCCGACGGCGGAGCCCGCCGCCCACGGGTTCGTCCCGCTGAGTCGCTCCTCGCCCGTCGTCAGCGGCACGGACGAGGGCGTCGACCCGTCCGGCCCCCCGCCCCAGTGGGACGGACGCGGATGGCCCGCATCTGCTCTAGCTCCTCCCCCTACCccccctcatcatcatcatcatcctcatcatcagtcTGTCACTGGCAGCACCATGAGGAGCTACACACCGGAAACTCCAG GTCTGGACGACGCGGTCCCGCCGCAGTTCCCCGCCGGGGTTCTGGGCCAGACGGACCCGGGCCTGGACCGCGGCGTCACCATCAAGCACGCCGAGGGCATCTACAGCAAGAAGCGCGCCAACGCGCTGCCGCGCTCAG GTGGCGCTGTGGCGTCGGATGAAAGATTTCCTCAAGCGAGCCAGCGTGACGCCTCCGCAATGGAGCGCCTCAGGTCGGGAGGCGGAGTTACGCGGGAAGCGGACCGATGGCCGCTGGCGCCCTCGGACAGGGAGGCGTGGCTACTGGAGCAGCTGCAGCGCCTGTCTGATCTCATCCTCACCACCGGGGGCGCTGACGCGCCACCCGCCAGGACTGAATTCGGCCAGACACGG GCGCGCACGCGGCAGCCTCACGCCACCGCGTGCGTTCTTTGTCCCGCTGACAGAGACGAGTCGAGCGCCACGTCGTCCACGCTGGACACGGACCGCCTGGTGCGGGCGTTCGGCGCCCGCCGCATCCTGAGCGCCAAGACGCCCAAGAGCTCCGCCAAGAGCGCCGCCCGCCTCCACAAACTCTACGGCGAAGTGGCCAAGCAGAGGGCGCAGTGGGAGGGGCGGAGCTTCAACACGCCGCCGCCGTCGGACACCACCCTCACCGAGACGTCCAAC GCGACTGGCGAGTCGTCGTCGACGGGCTCGTCGTACACCGCGACGCCGCAGCCCAGAACCTCCAAGAAGCCGCTCAGCAGAGGCCTCCAAGCAG TTGATGTGGAGATCGTGTGCAACGCGACGCGCCTTCGCACCAGAGACGTGGGAACCATGTTCCCGCCGGCGGGACGAGCGGTCAAAGGTCAGGTGAGCTCCCTCAAGCACAAGAAGCCGCGCGCCCCACCGAAGCTCCCCAAAG CGGTGTGGTGGTTCGTCCCGTTGGACGACGACTCCAAGGAGAACCGGCCCGAGGAAGAAGCGGCGCTAGAGGGACTACAGGAGCCGGACGAGCCGGAGGCTCCGAAACCCGGGCCGAGTACGGTGTGGTACGACAAAACGGCCAGAGAACCACTCGGATCGCGACAAGTTGACGACGACGACATTGTACATTTTGCGTCCTCCAAAAGCGGCCATCAAGTCCCTTCTCTGCAG GAAGCTCTGGCCACGCGACGGGCCGACTTCATATCGCGCTCGCGTCGACGGGTTCAAATCTTGCGTGGGAGGAAGATGAACGGAGGCAGGCTGCCAG GCGGCGGCGTGCCGAGGAGGGCGGTGCCCCGGAAGGAAATGATCCAGCGGACCAAACG GATGTACGAAAGGCTTCCGGAGGTTCTGCGCAAGCTGGAAGCAGACCGAAGGGAAGCGCAAAACCAACTGAACCAACTCAATCTTCAGATTTACAACAAG AGAATCACCAAACGTCGCCTGGACAACCGCAATGCTGTCGGACACGAAAAGCTTTGGTGA